The Populus trichocarpa isolate Nisqually-1 chromosome 2, P.trichocarpa_v4.1, whole genome shotgun sequence genome has a window encoding:
- the LOC7487799 gene encoding protein SEED AND ROOT HAIR PROTECTIVE PROTEIN codes for MLSSILHPIPFLFFLGIPYKIMAPTSSYFAFFMSLSMVAAIASATDGGYGSHPNPNLVKPKLNKEKPLSTMIGVQGLVYCRSGPKRFPLEGAVIRITCLANDVYGYEAAPFSFLSEATDAKGYFFATLSPYEMQDNLKIKECKAFLELSPLETCKIPTDEKQGISGALLASYHYLSDKKMKLFTVGPFVYTSAPNSGSNY; via the exons ATGCTATCTTCCATCCTTCATCCCattcccttccttttctttcttggtaTCCCTTACAAGATAATGGCTCCTACCTCTTCCTACTTCGCCTTCTTCATGTCCCTGTCAATGGTGGCTGCTATTGCTTCGGCTACTGATGGGGGGTATGGTTCACATCCCAACCCTAACCTTGTAAAACCGAAGCTAAACAAGGAGAAGCCTCTCTCAACAATGATCGGTGTTCAAGGCCTTGTTTATTGCAGATCAGGCCCTAAACGCTTTCCACTTGAAG GAGCTGTGATAAGGATAACATGCCTGGCTAACGATGTGTATGGATACGAAGCAGCGCCATTCTCATTTTTGAGTGAAGCAACCGATGCTAAAGGCTACTTTTTCGCCACGCTGTCCCCATATGAAATGCAGGATAATTTGAAGATTAAAGAGTGCAAGGCTTTTCTTGAGCTATCACCATTGGAGACCTGCAAAATTCCTACCGATGAGAAGCAAGGTATTTCTGGGGCTCTTCTTGCTTCTTACCACTACCTTAGtgataagaaaatgaagttgTTCACCGTGGGGCCTTTCGTTTACACCTCCGCACCCAACTCAGGCTCTAATTATTAA
- the LOC7478852 gene encoding uncharacterized protein LOC7478852 encodes MDKCGSPSSKLRKSKAKISINTGGLVVLGGTLAVTSLIAAAAAAAFAVKRRRRDKDFLCKKEVKDLSFILQNPSSTFHQNTCLTDGSTGMLAEETQIDSIEMVSIESVILEENSASVINGEIENFDGDDQKILITDDPKQEMIIASCDNCCAVEELALPVLDSKSMSEAEDKIKNDSEENSSWLERIEISRQEEEVDTERVMEEETKSVSLIEEEKVEQKRVEGEEEEDEEGHNNEEYDTEEESVCAENSTAETTVAMHLVEEEEEDSDSGEEYVMEERYENSEGTGSTCAETNAEAVWAAESIEVLSQKLKNATINMENSGKMVMEEDGITTKTEEFGDSIEALPLAVKNTSVNFQSSESKEKIVEEDRGNKTQEFGDFNEAKSNILNDVTNNHETSKNPKYLKKKEMPELVEVDNQTTEPTRMKIWVCSIFLLSIFVVNYIYSSLLSCS; translated from the exons ATGGACAAGTGTGGAAGCCCTTCTTCTAAACTTAGGAAAAGCAAGGCAAAAATAAGCATAAATACTGGAGGATTGGTTGTGTTGGGTGGAACCCTGGCTGTTACTAGTTTGATTGCTGCCGCTGCCGCTGCCGCCTTTGCTGtcaagagaaggagaagagataAGGACTTCTTGTGCAAAAAAGAAGTCAAGGACCtgagttttatccttcaaaatcCGTCCTCCACTTTCCATCAGAATACATG CTTGACAGATGGATCTACAGGGATGCTTGCAGAAGAAACCCAGATTGATTCTATTGAAATGGTCTCCATTGAGAGTGTGATTTTG GAGGAGAACTCCGCATCTGTGATCAATGGGgaaattgagaattttgatgGCGATGATCAAAAGATCCTCATCACTGATGATCCAAAACAAGAAATGATTATTGCATCATGTGATAATTGTTGTGCCGTCGAAGAACTTGCCTTGCCAGTACTTGACAGCAAGTCGATGAGTGAAGCAGAGGACAAGATCAAAAATGATTCTGAAGAGAACTCGTCATGGTTGGAAAGAATTGAAATTAGCAGACAGGAAGAGGAAGTAGATACTGAAAGGGTTATGGAAGAAGAGACTAAATCAGTGAGTttgattgaagaagaaaaggtagAACAAAAAAGAGtagaaggagaagaggaagaagatgaggaGGGACACAACAATGAAGAATATGATACGGAGGAAGAGTCAGTTTGCGCTGAAAATTCAACTGCTGAGACAACTGTAGCAATGCATTTggttgaggaggaggaggaggatagCGATAGCGGTGAGGAATATGTCATGGAGGAACGCTATGAGAATTCAGAAGGAACAGGAAGCACTTGCGCTGAAACCAATGCAGAGGCAGTTTGGGCAGCAGAGTCAATTGAGGTATTGTCACAGAAACTCAAGAACGCCACGATAAACATGGAAAATTCAGGAAAGATGGTTATGGAGGAAGATGGAATTACCACCAAAACTGAAGAGTTCGGGGACTCAATAGAGGCACTGCCACTGGCAGTAAAGAACACCTCTGTAAACTTCCAAAGTTCGGAATCAAAAGAGAAGATTGTGGAGGAAGATAGAGGCAACAAAACCCAAGAGTTTGGTGATTTCAACGAAGCCAAAAGCAATATCCTCAACGATGTCACAAATAATCATGAGACCAGCAAAAATCCAAAGtacttgaagaagaaagaaatgccAGAACTCGTTGAGGTGGATAATCAAACTACAGAGCCAACAAGGATGAAAATTTGGGTTTGTTCAATATTTCTACTAAgcatttttgttgttaattatatttactCATCGCTCTTGTCTTGTTCTTAA